TCCTGCGGGCCCCTAAAGGTGGCTTCGTGAAGGCCGTGAACGTGAGCATCGGCCAGAGCGTGACGCCCACCGACGTGCTGTTTGAAATCGTCAACCCCGAGCACCTGCACGTCGAGCTGACCGTGTTTGAAAAGGACATTCCGCAGGTGAAGGAAAACCAGCTGGTGCGCTTTTCCCTGGGCAACGACTCGCTGAGCCGGGAGCGCACGGCCCACGTGTACCTCATCAGCAAAACCATCAGCGACGAGCGCACCGTGCGGGTGCACGCCCACCTGGACCGGGAAGACGAGCAGTTGCTGCCGGGCACCTTCGTGCGGGCCGTCATCGAAACCAACCGCGTGACCGTGCCCACCCTGCCGGAAAAAGCGGTGGTGCAGTACGGGGCCCAGTCCTACGTGTTCGTGGCCACCGATTCGGGCCCGGCCGCCGGCCGGGCCACCTACCGCCTCGTGCCCGTGACGCGGGGCGTGAGCGAAGACGGCTACACCGAGTTTCACCTGCCGGCCACCGAGCAGGGCAAACCGCTGCGCTTTGTCGTAGAGGGGGCTTATGCCTTGCTCGGCAAGCTCAAAAACGCCGAGGAGGAAGATTAACCCCTGACAACCTGCCCCATGCTGGAATTATTCACCGGAGCTTTGCTGCTGAGC
Above is a genomic segment from Hymenobacter aerilatus containing:
- a CDS encoding efflux RND transporter periplasmic adaptor subunit, whose amino-acid sequence is MRYLALPLVLLGLLSGCGSKEAPTEKEETASTAPGGEAAEKGPADRVTLTAAEQQVGGVRLGALTERPMSGGLKVNGVLDVPPENLVSVSAPLGGFVDRTDLLQGSRVRVGQVLAVIRNPDFVQLQQDYQETRSQLKFAKAEYERQGELYRQEVAPQKNFQRAQAEYEALQVKTNAQAARLRLAGLPIGGNIVSTAILRAPKGGFVKAVNVSIGQSVTPTDVLFEIVNPEHLHVELTVFEKDIPQVKENQLVRFSLGNDSLSRERTAHVYLISKTISDERTVRVHAHLDREDEQLLPGTFVRAVIETNRVTVPTLPEKAVVQYGAQSYVFVATDSGPAAGRATYRLVPVTRGVSEDGYTEFHLPATEQGKPLRFVVEGAYALLGKLKNAEEED